A region from the Brassica napus cultivar Da-Ae chromosome C8, Da-Ae, whole genome shotgun sequence genome encodes:
- the LOC106374063 gene encoding NAC domain-containing protein 4, translating into MENLVGLRFIPTDEEIVDHYLRLKNIGGSNTSHVDEVISTVNICNFDPWDLPPQSRIASSDQVWHFFGRKESKYNKGERQKRKTKSGFWKKTGNTLPIKRKRGNRQKIGEKQVLVFYKNGSKSNWVMHEYHASCLSPPQSGAYTICKVQFKGEASEISSSSGVDNVEHSPTPMTNPGGSEVGQYLFYFLRSQNHIS; encoded by the exons ATGGAGAATCTGGTGGGGCTAAGGTTTATTCCGACAGACGAGGAGATCGTCGACCATTATCTCCGTCTTAAAAATATAGGTGGTTCCAACACGAGCCATGTCGATGAAGTCATTAGCACAGTCAACATCTGTAACTTCGATCCTTGGGATCTGCCTC CGCAGTCGAGGATCGCGTCGAGTGATCAGGTTTGGCATTTCTTCGGACGCAAGGAAAGCAAATATAACAAAGGTGAGCGACAGAAGAGGAAAACCAAGTCTGGTTTTTGGAAGAAAACCGGTAATACCTTGCCTATCAAGCGAAAGAGAGGTAACCGCCAAAAAATCGGTGAGAAACAGGTTTTGGTGTTTTACAAGAACGGATCCAAATCCAACTGGGTTATGCACGAGTATCACGCTTCTTGCCTCTCTCCTCCTCAG AGCGGCGCATATACTATCTGCAAAGTACAGTTTAAGGGTGAAGCAAGTgagatctcttcttcttccggtGTCGACAATGTTGAGCACAGTCCCACTCCTATGACCAATCCTGGAGGATCTGAGGTGGGTCAATATCTCTTTTACTTCCTCAGAAGTCAGAACCATATCTCATAG
- the LOC106377346 gene encoding NAC domain-containing protein 4, protein MGNNMVGFRFRPTDVELVEHYLRPKNNGGGSTTSSQVDQVINTVDICNLDPWELPPLSRIASSDQVWYFFGRKESRYNRGERQKRKTKSGYWKKTGNTLPITRKRGNHETIGEKRVLMFYMSGSRSNWVMHEYHASCLSPNDSGAYTICKVQFKGEASEISSSSGVDHVVHSHSLPTPMNNPGGSEGLENSSSVLDNQQAMQFEAETQMAFDILPSYDWKSLLDDDDADEQNKTASMPSQRPVSSLVTYSSDDD, encoded by the exons ATGGGGAATAATATGGTGGGGTTCAGGTTTCGTCCGACGGACGTGGAGCTCGTGGAACATTACCTCCGTCCGAAAAATAACGGCGGCGGTTCCACCACGAGCAGCCAAGTCGATCAAGTCATTAACACTGTCGATATCTGCAACCTTGATCCTTGGGAATTGCCTC CGCTGTCGAGGATCGCGTCGAGTGATCAGGTTTGGTATTTCTTCGGACGCAAGGAAAGCAGATACAACAGAGGTGAGCGACAGAAGAGGAAAACCAAGTCTGGTTACTGGAAGAAAACCGGTAATACCTTGCCCATCACGCGAAAGAGAGGTAACCACGAAACAATCGGTGAGAAAAGGGTTTTGATGTTTTACATGAGCGGTTCCAGATCCAACTGGGTTATGCACGAGTATCACGCTTCTTGCCTCTCTCCTAATGAC AGCGGTGCATATACAATCTGCAAAGTACAGTTTAAGGGTGAAGCGAGTgagatctcttcttcttccggtGTCGACCATGTTGTGCACAGTCACTCTTTACCCACTCCTATGAACAATCCTGGAGGATCTGAG GGATTAGAGAATTCAAGTAGTGTTCTTGATAATCAGCAAGCAATGCAGTTTGAAGCTGAAACTCAGATGGCTTTCGACATTCTGCCAAGCTATGATTGGAAAAGCTtgcttgatgatgatgatgctgatgAACAGAATAAGACTGCTTCTATGCCAAGTCAACGACCAGTGTCTTCATTGGTCACATATAGCAGTGATGATGATTAG